One genomic window of Pseudomonas aeruginosa includes the following:
- a CDS encoding autotransporter domain-containing protein: protein MTDDHSFRPRPTSLSAALLLGAWIAQPATAAYVEAGRPGDPASWRSAEYQQDWGLERLRADQAYAAGIDGQGVKIGEMDSGFDPSHPDTPASRYQPVTASGTYVDGTPFSVSGAMNGNNDSHGTHVGGTLGASRDGVGMHGVAYAAQVYVANTNQNDSFLFGPTPDPNYFKAAYQALADAGVRAINNSWGSQPKDVSYETLDGLHAAYAQHYGRSTWLDAAAGVSRQGVINVFSAGNSGYANASVRSALPYFQPDLEGHWLAVSGLDQQNGQRYNRCGIAKYWCITTPGRLINSTMPGGGYANKSGTSMAAPHATGALALVMQRYPYLNNEQALQVLLTTATQLDGTPTGAPTDTVGWGVPDLGRAMHGPGQLLGRFEANLPAGLRDEWSNPISDSALLQRQAEDAAEHAAWQRTLKDKGWENGLPAGASQQERTDYAIGMARDQAAAQRQYQGSLVKAGAGSLVLSGDSTYRGPTLVDGGLLSVDGSLLSAVEVNAGGTLGGSGRIGGLLARSGGTVAAGNSIGTLEVAGDLRFESGSTYAVELSESASDRIVASGKASIAGGNVTLAMENSPDLLSQSQVESLVGRRYDILDAAGGIDGRFDAVLPNYLFLGGTLDYAANAIRLDIGRNGTALASVAQTPNQAAVAGAVETLGAGNPVYESLLLSENAATAQRAFQQLSGEIYPALAGLLLNDSRYLRDSVGERLRQTSDGEAGGEAPEGWFKALGSWGKSADGSHGSEGYRHSVGGFLLGVDSQVASDTRLGLVAGYSNSSLNMDSSLQSSASIDSYHLGAYLGRQLQQWRLSLGAAHAWHRAEVKRDLQYGAVAGKQKAKLDAQSSQLFAEAAYALGWRSLELEPFAGLAYVHVASDDFRERGSAAALEGGDDNLDAAFTTLGLRAKRHFELDAGRRLALSGTLGWRHNLSDTTPQRHLAFASGSQPFSVESVALSRDAALLGVDASLAVNREVSVRLGYNGLLGSREKDHGVGLAVDWRF from the coding sequence ATGACCGACGACCACTCCTTCCGCCCTCGCCCCACCTCGTTGTCAGCCGCCCTGCTGCTGGGCGCCTGGATCGCACAGCCGGCCACGGCCGCCTATGTCGAAGCCGGTCGGCCCGGCGATCCGGCCAGTTGGCGCTCCGCCGAATACCAGCAGGACTGGGGCCTGGAACGGTTGCGGGCCGACCAGGCCTATGCCGCCGGCATCGACGGCCAGGGCGTGAAGATCGGCGAGATGGACTCCGGTTTCGACCCGAGCCATCCGGATACTCCCGCCTCGCGCTACCAGCCGGTGACGGCCAGCGGCACCTATGTCGACGGCACGCCGTTCAGCGTCAGCGGCGCGATGAACGGCAACAACGACTCCCACGGTACCCACGTCGGCGGCACCCTCGGCGCCTCGCGCGACGGCGTCGGCATGCACGGGGTGGCCTACGCGGCACAGGTGTATGTCGCCAACACCAACCAGAACGACAGCTTCCTGTTCGGCCCGACGCCCGACCCGAACTATTTCAAGGCCGCCTACCAGGCGCTGGCCGACGCCGGGGTGCGGGCGATCAACAACAGTTGGGGCAGCCAGCCCAAGGACGTCAGCTACGAGACCCTCGACGGCCTGCACGCCGCCTATGCCCAGCACTACGGGCGCTCCACCTGGCTGGACGCCGCCGCCGGCGTCTCCCGCCAGGGCGTGATCAACGTCTTCAGCGCCGGCAACAGCGGCTACGCCAACGCCAGCGTGCGCTCCGCCCTGCCCTACTTCCAGCCGGACCTGGAAGGCCACTGGCTGGCCGTGTCCGGCCTCGACCAGCAGAACGGCCAGCGCTACAACCGCTGCGGCATCGCCAAGTACTGGTGCATCACCACGCCCGGCCGCCTGATCAACAGCACCATGCCCGGCGGCGGCTACGCCAACAAGTCCGGTACCTCGATGGCCGCGCCCCACGCCACCGGCGCGCTGGCCCTGGTCATGCAGCGCTATCCGTACCTGAACAACGAGCAGGCGCTGCAGGTTCTGCTGACCACCGCCACCCAGCTCGACGGCACGCCGACCGGCGCCCCCACCGACACCGTCGGCTGGGGCGTGCCGGATCTCGGTCGGGCGATGCATGGGCCTGGACAATTGCTCGGCCGCTTCGAGGCCAACCTCCCGGCCGGCCTGCGCGACGAATGGAGCAACCCGATTTCCGATAGCGCCCTGCTCCAGCGCCAGGCCGAGGACGCCGCCGAGCACGCGGCCTGGCAGCGGACGCTGAAGGACAAGGGCTGGGAAAACGGCTTGCCGGCCGGTGCCAGCCAGCAGGAACGCACCGACTATGCCATCGGCATGGCCCGCGACCAGGCCGCCGCCCAGCGCCAGTACCAGGGCAGCCTGGTCAAGGCCGGTGCCGGCAGCCTGGTCCTGAGCGGCGACAGCACCTATCGCGGGCCGACCCTGGTCGATGGCGGGCTGCTCAGCGTCGACGGTTCGCTGCTGTCCGCCGTCGAAGTCAATGCCGGCGGCACCCTCGGCGGCAGCGGCAGGATCGGCGGCCTGCTGGCGCGCTCCGGCGGCACGGTGGCCGCGGGCAACTCCATCGGCACCCTGGAGGTCGCCGGGGACCTGCGCTTCGAATCCGGCTCGACCTACGCGGTGGAGCTTTCGGAAAGCGCCAGCGACCGGATCGTCGCCAGCGGCAAGGCGAGCATCGCGGGCGGCAACGTCACCCTGGCCATGGAAAACAGCCCCGACCTGCTCAGCCAGTCCCAGGTCGAGAGCCTGGTCGGCCGCCGCTACGACATCCTCGACGCCGCCGGCGGCATCGACGGGCGCTTCGACGCGGTATTGCCGAACTACCTGTTCCTCGGCGGCACCCTGGACTACGCGGCCAACGCCATCCGCCTGGATATCGGACGCAACGGCACGGCCCTCGCCAGCGTCGCGCAGACGCCCAACCAGGCGGCGGTCGCTGGGGCCGTGGAAACGCTCGGCGCCGGCAACCCGGTCTACGAAAGCCTGCTCCTGTCGGAAAACGCCGCAACCGCCCAACGGGCCTTCCAGCAATTGTCCGGGGAAATCTACCCGGCGCTCGCCGGCCTGTTGCTCAACGACAGCCGCTATCTGCGCGACAGCGTCGGCGAACGCCTGCGCCAGACCAGCGACGGCGAGGCCGGCGGGGAGGCTCCCGAAGGCTGGTTCAAGGCGCTCGGCTCCTGGGGCAAGAGCGCCGATGGCAGCCACGGCAGCGAAGGCTACCGGCATTCGGTCGGCGGCTTCCTGCTCGGCGTCGACAGCCAGGTCGCCAGCGACACGCGCCTCGGCCTGGTGGCCGGCTACAGCAACAGCTCGCTGAACATGGACAGCAGCCTGCAATCCTCCGCCAGCATCGACAGCTACCACCTCGGCGCCTACCTCGGTCGGCAATTGCAGCAATGGCGCCTGAGCCTCGGCGCAGCGCACGCCTGGCACCGCGCCGAGGTCAAGCGCGACCTGCAATACGGCGCCGTGGCCGGCAAGCAGAAGGCCAAGCTCGACGCACAGAGCAGCCAGTTGTTCGCCGAGGCCGCCTACGCGCTGGGCTGGCGCAGCCTGGAGCTGGAACCCTTCGCCGGGCTGGCCTACGTGCACGTCGCCAGCGATGACTTCCGCGAACGCGGTAGCGCCGCGGCCCTGGAGGGTGGCGACGACAACCTGGACGCCGCCTTCACCACCCTGGGCCTGCGCGCGAAACGGCATTTCGAGCTGGATGCCGGACGCCGCCTGGCGCTCTCCGGCACCCTCGGCTGGCGCCACAACCTGAGCGACACCACCCCGCAACGCCACCTGGCGTTCGCCAGCGGCAGCCAGCCATTCAGCGTGGAAAGCGTGGCCCTGTCCCGCGACGCCGCGCTGCTCGGCGTCGACGCCAGCCTCGCGGTGAATCGCGAAGTGAGCGTGCGGCTGGGCTACAACGGCCTGCTGGGCAGCCGCGAGAAGGACCATGGCGTCGGACTGGCCGTCGACTGGCGTTTCTGA